A segment of the Acidobacteriota bacterium genome:
CGATTATCATTTGCCGGGAAGGGCGGAACGATTGGCTTACATCGCACCCAGCGATGGAACCTACCGTTTGATCGTCCGCCTTTACGATCCCTCGGATGAGCCGCTCGCCTATCGCCTGGTAGCAGACAAGCTGGGACCTCCGGACGCCGCAGAACACCATTTCGCAGAGGGACTTCTGTCTTTTTATGCAGCTTCCCAAAGGCAAGGCCGGCCCGAACACAGTCATGAGGATGTGTTGACTGCCTATCGGAAGGTCGAGACGCAATTTGCCGAAAGCGGGGCGGTCTTCGAGCGGGCTGAGACCCTCAAGCGAATGGGCTGGGAATGGTCTCACTTGGGCAGGATCGATGCCGAGATCGACTGCTACGCCGGCGCGTCCGAACTCTTGCTGCCCGTGAGTCCGGAGGAGTCTGCCGTCTTCATGAACCGTATCGGGTATGCCTACAGGGAATCCGGGTTCACCGCCCAAGCCCTGGAGTCTCATCACCAGGCATTGGCGATACTTCGCTCCAATCCTTCCTCCACTTTTCGTCATCAGTCCGCCGAGGCCCAGTCGCTGAATGGACTCGGCTTGCTTGAGTGGACCCACGGCGACCCTCATGAGGCCCTCACCTACTACCGAGAGGCCCTGAAGATCTCCAAACGCATCGGCGCCAAGGACAGTCTCGCCGACACTCTCGACAACATTGGCCTTGTTTACGGTCCGATCGGTCTATTCGACGCGGCCCTCGACAAATTCAGGGAGGGACTTGAGCTTCGCGTCTCACTCGGAGATACAGCCGGCCAGGCCGCCACTCGAACAGAGATCGGCTGGCTCTACTACCGGTTCGGCCGAACGCAGGAGGCCATCGAAGAGTACCAAGCCGCCTTGGGCCTGTGCGGCCAAGGCTGTCGGACGCGGCAGGGTACGCTGGACAGGCTGGGTACCGCTTATCGAGAACTAGGACGCTTCCAGGAGGCGCTTGAAACCTACCGCGAATCCATCGGGCTGTCGCGCGCCAGAGGACGCAACCGGGACGAAGCGCATACCACGCTGAATCTCTGCCATCTCTTTGAGTCGTGGGGGCGCCTCGCGCAAGCGGAGGATCATTGCGACCAGGCGGAGCAGGCCTTCGAGACCATCGGAGATCCCACAGCCACCTCGCACGTGGCCTTTCTCAGGTCGCGCATCAGGCGCAAGCAAGATCTCTTGGAGGAAGCGCTTGATTTCGCCAGACAAGCAGTCGAGGACGTCAACCGACAGCGCGAGCGATTCGCATCCGCTGCCTTGCGTGTCTCCTTGATCGTCTCACGCGGGAACTACTATCGCCACTATGTCGACCTGCTCATGACCCTTCACTCTCAAAGGGCGGACGAGGGCTACGACAAGCTGGCACTGGCCGCGGACCAGGAGTCCAAGGCTCAGGGATTGTCGGATGCCCTGCTGGAGGATCCACCCAGCGATCCGCAGATCGCAGGAAGGCTGCGAGCCTTGCGGGACCGGATCAATGCACTCCAGTGGACGAGAGTGATGCTGGACGAAAGCGATTCGGCCCAGGCCGAGCGGCTCTCCGAGGTGGACCGGCAGCTAAGAGAAGTCCGACAGGAAGTGGACCGGATCGAATATCAGGTGCGGCGCAAGAGCGGGCTCGAGAGTGACCAAGAGAGATTGTCCATCCACCGCATCCAATCGGAATTTCTCGACGCGGAAACGGCGATGCTGGTTTTTGCCCTCGGAAATGACCAGCTCTACGCTTGGGGGCTGTCCTCAAACGCCTTCAGGTCAGCCCTTGTGCCTCAACATGAGAGAATCCTCAGACTCGCCGAAGAGTACCGAAGGCTGCTTGAGCGAAGCTATGCGCGGAGCAGCCGAGAGAGGCTGAGAATCGTCGAAGAGGATCTGTCGGAGATGCTCCTGACCCCGTTGGCATCCTTTCTGGATTGGCGGCGAGTGGTGATCGTTGCGGAAGGACCATTAAGCACGATTCCCTTTTCTACCCTGCTGTTGCCGGTCGAGACAGCGCCTGCGGCCCAGCGCTCGCGGCTGGGCGATGAACATGAACTCATCTCTCTTCCCTCAATCGCGGTTCTGCCGGCCCTGCGTGTACGCAACACTCGAGCCGGGCGTCCTTCATACGACCTGGTGTTGTTTACGGATCCGGTTGTGAATCCAGCTGATAAGCGCCTGCGCGGCAAACAGCCTGCCGGCGCCCGGCTGGATAGCGATCCCTGGCAGGCCTCCAGTCTGGCGGAGATTGAATCTCTGCCACGATTTCACCTGATGCCTCAAGCAGGATTTGAGTCCGACGCGATCACAAGCCTGGCGGGAGAGAAATCTACTCTCCCCTTCATCGGCTTCGACGCCACCCGCGCCAATGCGCTCAGGTTCTTGTCAGACAGCCGGATAGTCCACTTCACTGCCCACGGATTCTTCACCGAGCAGCCCGAGCTGTCGGCCCTGGTCTTGTCTCTTTTCCACTCTGATGGCCGCCTAAGCCCCGGCTTTCTCTGGTCCCTCGAACTTCAGGATCTCGACGTGCGGGCGGATCTGGTGGTGCTTGCGTCCTGCGGAAGCGCATGGGGAAGCAACGTTCCCAGGGAAGGAGTCCTGGGCTTGGGCCGGGCTTTCCTCCATGCTGGAGCCAAGTCGACGCTTGTCAGCCTGTGGCGGGTCGACGATGAAGCGACCATGGAATTGATCAGGGAGTTTTACAGGCAGCTTTGGATCGAGGGCAAAGGTCCGTCCGAGGCCCTCCGCTTGGCCCAAAGGCATTTACGCTCGCAAAACAAATGGAGAGCCCCGGCCTTCTGGGCCGGGTTCGTGCTGCAAGGAGACTGGAAGCATGAATCCTTTGCCTATCCCTAAGTCGAATCGCGGCACACCTTGAACATTGCGCCGCTCTCCGTGTCAAACAGAAGGAGAAGAGGGGAGCCGCTGGACGGTTCGCCGACCATTTGCTTCCCTCACCATTTCAATACTCAATAATCAAGCCAAAGGAGTAAGGCATGCAGTTGAATCATTCCCAAGAGACGTTTACCGGCCGGCCAATCCCCCCCGGGAAAGTGCTGTTCGACGATGACAAATCCGGTAACGGCACTGGAAGCGGAAGCGGAGCCGGTGGCAGCAAAGGCGGCGGGCTGGGAGGCGAATCGAAGAAGGAGGATGGCGGAACCAAGCGGCGGGATGACGCTGGCAGTTCCCAGTTGGGATCGTCTGAGTGAGCCGCAGGTTCCAGCAGCGAACCAGCCCACATTTCGATCCCGGTTTTCCTTGCTGGCGGGCCGCTTCGGCGGCCCTTTTTCTTTGAGACTGCCGCCAGGTTAGGATGTCTTGCCCCAGAAGGAAGACGTCTGGAGTCGGCGACTGAACAATGCCTCGCGCGAGGTGTCTACAAGCTTCCGAATGGGCCGAGATCAAGACAAACCTGATAATTCGGGCAAGCAAGGACGCACGCGAGGCGCCAAAGGTGCGGAGGGAGGCCTTTTCGACTCGAAGCGTGAAGAGCACCAGCAACTCGCCTCCATGGTGGGGCAATGGATTGAGGCGACCCTGAGTTTCTCAGCTCTCCAAGATCGCGACCTTCACGACAAACTGAAAGAAGAGCCTGTCGACCGGTACCGGTTCTTGTCTCAGATGGCTCTGCTCCGCATGGCCGAAGAGAAGGTCCGAGAAGCCGATGCATTGATGCGACAGGCGGAGCAACTAGAAGAGAGCTTCGGAGATTCCCTTCCCAAGTTGGAAAGACGATTGCTCCTGGGACGGCTTCACTTGCACCGTGGAGAGTACGGAGAAGCCCAGGCTTGCTTCTCCTCCATCCGCGCCGAAGCCCAGGTCCTGCTCTCTCCAGAACGCGTCCTGACCTTTCTCGGTCATTATCTGGAAGCACTTGGCCTGTCCGAGGGGACCGCCGATATCGCCCTTCTGCTCAACTTGGTCGACCAAGTGCTGCGTTTGATCCCGACAGTCCTTCCGAGTCTTCCCCCGCCGGTCACGAGAAGGCCGCTGGAGGGCACTGTCGGAGCCTTGGTCAGCACCGTTGAGCGGCATGGCGTCGACTCCTTGACGGGGCAGGAACTCTTGCGGAAGACCTGGTCGGTCATCGTCGCAGCGCGCTCAGTTGCCTGTGACGTCTCTAGGCCGGCAGACTCGTCCGTGGGAAGAGAAGAGGAGCACCAACTTCTTGAGAAGGATTTCTACCTTGCCCTGTCGGAGGCTGTGCTGAACCGAAGTGGTGGAGAGGCTTGGAAGCCTGCCTTGAAGCGTTTGCTTTCCTTTGAGGTACGCGGCCGAGAGACAGGATCGGAGGACTGGGCTGAAGACGCGGAGGTTCCCCAAAGCGGAATTTCCTTGGCCATGTTCTCGTTCGCAGATCTGCTCCGCAAGCCGCTGCTGTTGTTGGTGACGGTTGCCGAAGGTCGGCTCGACATGGAACTTGTCCCCGAGGCAGAAGGGCTTGCAGCCGAGTGGAGACGTTGCTTAGCTGCAATCGCCCAGTCAAAGGACGGTGAAGAGCCTGCCGCATTGTCGTCAGGAGCTTTCGCAGTGCTGCTCTCCAAACGCCTGCGGCGAATGCTGGCGCAGACGCCGGCGACGTCCAAGGTCGTCCGGTTTGCGCCCCCTGCGGGCAACCGGCCAGACCGCGCCCCGACGTCCTCCTCCTTGACCATCTATCCCGACGATCGGCATCGTGACCTCCCCTTCGAGCTCATGCGGGTTTTCGAGGATGGCCCTGAAACCATGGGGGAAGCTTACCCCCTGACCATCGCCCTGGGTCTGCGGCCCTCGGCAACTGCCCGACTCCGCCTGGAGCGCGGTTGGCTGGGTTTTGGCGGGGGAGGCCGAAGACAGGAGCAGGAGCCGGAACGCCGCACCATCATCGAAATCCAGCGACTCATCAAAAAAATGGGCTTTCCAGCAAGGCTGATTGACGGATCTTTCAGTGTTCAGAAACTGAGCCGGCTTCTTGGAAAGCCGCCCGGCGTTCTCCATCTCGCTATGCCGTGTTTCGCGGAGGAAGGCTGTCGGCAGGCTTCAGGACTTATCTTGTTGGATGAGCCGCCGGGGCCTGAAGAGGGCCTCCTGCCCTACGGGCGTATTTGCCAACTCGATCTCAGCGGAGTGGATCTTGTAGTGCTCAGCGGTGCTGTCGGAACGACGGCCGATCCTGCCCACAGCGGAGCGTCCTCAAGTCTGGCTGCCGCCTTTTTGCGGGCTGGAGCATCGCAAGTGCTGACCGGACGCCTGGCGAAGACTCCGCCAAACGCTGAGCATACCCTTCTGGCTCTCTATCGGCATCTGGCGCAGCGCCCGGCCCCAGAGGCGCTGGCGCTTGCCCGAGGCGAATCGATCCGCTTATATGGTGACCGGCCCGCCAGTTCGGCTTGGTGTCTGTGGTGTTGAGCGTCAGTCTCGAATCCTGGCCAACTCAAGGGCTTTGAGCAGCTCGTTAGGCGTTGTCGATGCGGTCGTTGAGCGGGCCGTCGAAGGTGACCTCTATTGTCATCCCAGCGGCACTGATGCGGCCGGCTTTTCGTTACGGTTGGATCACGCACCCGCTCCGCGACTGTCAGGCTGGGTTAAACCGGCTTTGATTCGTAGTTTCTCGAAGCGCGGGGTTCCCCTTAGCTTGTCCAAGCTGGGATCGACATTGAGCCAGCCGATCCAGCGGTCACCTTCGCGCAGGGCCTGCTCCAGGCTTGCCAAGGCGTCCTCGTGGCGGTCCAGGGCCAGGAAGGCCAGCGCCGCATAATAGGCCGAGTAAGGCCGGGAGCCGCCTGTTTCCTTCTCAAGCAGGCGGCTGGCCTGGGCGCTCTTTCCGTCCAGGGCTAGGCACCTGGCCAGGTGCAGCAGCGGCACCGAGTCGGGGCTTCCAAGGTCTGCGGCGCGTGTGAAGGCCTCCGCTGCCATTTCATATTCTCCCATGGCCTCGCAAGCTTCTCCCAAGCGCAGGTGAGCGTATCCATAGCCCGCCTCTTGATCGGCCGCCTTCTGGAAGCGGGCGCGGGCTTCCTGGCAGCGGCGGGAATAGTAAAAGGGCAGCCCCTGGTCAACTTTGATGGCCGCCGAGAAAGGGTCCATCTCCAAAGCCCTGGCCATCTGCCTCTCGGCTTCCTGAAAGCAGCCGGTGGCGGTGAGAAACCAAGCATAATAATGGCAAGGAAGGGCCGTACGGGGGGTGAGGGCGAGAGCGGCCCGGAAGGACGCTTGGGCTTGGGCGATGTCGCGCTTGCCCCAGAAGCGAAGCGCACCCAGAGCGGCGTGCGCTTCGGCCAAAGTCGGATCCAGTTCGAGAGCCCGCAGAGCCGCTGCTTCCGATTGGGTCATGGACCCAGGCACGTGCATGGAGGCCGCAATGGAATGGGCTTGGGCCAGCCCGGAATACGCAAGCGCGTAACCCGCATCCCGCTCCACGGCCGCCTGGAAGCACTGGATCGACTTGTCGAGGTCGCCAAGCGTGTAGCGGAACAGGTAAAAGCAGCCTTGCAAGTAGAATTGGTAGGCTTCCAGGTTCTCGGGGCGCTGGGCAAGCGCGTCGCGTTCGTCTCGGCTCAGCTTCACTTTCAGCGTTTGGACGATCCGCAGGGCCAACTCGTCCTGCAATTCGAAGATGTCGCGAAGGCGGGCATCGTAGACGTCTGCCCACAGCAGCCGACCGTCCTCGACACGCACGAACTGGACGTTGACCCGGATGCGGTCGGCGGACTGCTGAATCACCCCGTCCAGGACGAAAGCGCTTCCCAGCTCCCGTCCGGCTGCGACCGGGTCCTCCCCCAGCGCGCCGAAGCGCAGCACCGCACTGGTGGGCCGCACGGAAAGTCCGGCCACGCCGGCCAGTTTGGTGATCAGGGTGTCGGCCAAACCCGTGGCGAGATACCGTTCTGTTTCTTCCGCACCCTCCAGCCTTTTGAAGGGCAGTATGGCGAGCGGGCCGATGGGGGGAGGGATTGCCGGCGTCTCCTCCCGGCCCGCTTCCGTCACCTCGGCGATGAAACGGTAGCCCCGAGTCGGTATGGTCTCGATATAGCGGCTGGTGACGGCCTGATCGCCCAGGGCCCGGCGCAGTAAACCCACCACGCGGGTCAAGGCATTGGGCGTCACGAACGTGTCGCTCCACACTCCGTCGAGTATTTCGTCCTTGGTGACCAGCTTTCCCCGGTGTTCGATCAGGAACAGCAAGGTTTGGAAAGCCTTGGGC
Coding sequences within it:
- a CDS encoding CHAT domain-containing protein codes for the protein MAEEKVREADALMRQAEQLEESFGDSLPKLERRLLLGRLHLHRGEYGEAQACFSSIRAEAQVLLSPERVLTFLGHYLEALGLSEGTADIALLLNLVDQVLRLIPTVLPSLPPPVTRRPLEGTVGALVSTVERHGVDSLTGQELLRKTWSVIVAARSVACDVSRPADSSVGREEEHQLLEKDFYLALSEAVLNRSGGEAWKPALKRLLSFEVRGRETGSEDWAEDAEVPQSGISLAMFSFADLLRKPLLLLVTVAEGRLDMELVPEAEGLAAEWRRCLAAIAQSKDGEEPAALSSGAFAVLLSKRLRRMLAQTPATSKVVRFAPPAGNRPDRAPTSSSLTIYPDDRHRDLPFELMRVFEDGPETMGEAYPLTIALGLRPSATARLRLERGWLGFGGGGRRQEQEPERRTIIEIQRLIKKMGFPARLIDGSFSVQKLSRLLGKPPGVLHLAMPCFAEEGCRQASGLILLDEPPGPEEGLLPYGRICQLDLSGVDLVVLSGAVGTTADPAHSGASSSLAAAFLRAGASQVLTGRLAKTPPNAEHTLLALYRHLAQRPAPEALALARGESIRLYGDRPASSAWCLWC
- a CDS encoding CHAT domain-containing protein, translated to MKRGQLVDVRAEQGEADLVATLLDPEGRTILAVDYHLPGRAERLAYIAPSDGTYRLIVRLYDPSDEPLAYRLVADKLGPPDAAEHHFAEGLLSFYAASQRQGRPEHSHEDVLTAYRKVETQFAESGAVFERAETLKRMGWEWSHLGRIDAEIDCYAGASELLLPVSPEESAVFMNRIGYAYRESGFTAQALESHHQALAILRSNPSSTFRHQSAEAQSLNGLGLLEWTHGDPHEALTYYREALKISKRIGAKDSLADTLDNIGLVYGPIGLFDAALDKFREGLELRVSLGDTAGQAATRTEIGWLYYRFGRTQEAIEEYQAALGLCGQGCRTRQGTLDRLGTAYRELGRFQEALETYRESIGLSRARGRNRDEAHTTLNLCHLFESWGRLAQAEDHCDQAEQAFETIGDPTATSHVAFLRSRIRRKQDLLEEALDFARQAVEDVNRQRERFASAALRVSLIVSRGNYYRHYVDLLMTLHSQRADEGYDKLALAADQESKAQGLSDALLEDPPSDPQIAGRLRALRDRINALQWTRVMLDESDSAQAERLSEVDRQLREVRQEVDRIEYQVRRKSGLESDQERLSIHRIQSEFLDAETAMLVFALGNDQLYAWGLSSNAFRSALVPQHERILRLAEEYRRLLERSYARSSRERLRIVEEDLSEMLLTPLASFLDWRRVVIVAEGPLSTIPFSTLLLPVETAPAAQRSRLGDEHELISLPSIAVLPALRVRNTRAGRPSYDLVLFTDPVVNPADKRLRGKQPAGARLDSDPWQASSLAEIESLPRFHLMPQAGFESDAITSLAGEKSTLPFIGFDATRANALRFLSDSRIVHFTAHGFFTEQPELSALVLSLFHSDGRLSPGFLWSLELQDLDVRADLVVLASCGSAWGSNVPREGVLGLGRAFLHAGAKSTLVSLWRVDDEATMELIREFYRQLWIEGKGPSEALRLAQRHLRSQNKWRAPAFWAGFVLQGDWKHESFAYP
- a CDS encoding winged helix-turn-helix domain-containing protein; translation: MGSSSKPSILQFDDVRVEVEAFRVYKAGRKVPLEPKAFQTLLFLIEHRGKLVTKDEILDGVWSDTFVTPNALTRVVGLLRRALGDQAVTSRYIETIPTRGYRFIAEVTEAGREETPAIPPPIGPLAILPFKRLEGAEETERYLATGLADTLITKLAGVAGLSVRPTSAVLRFGALGEDPVAAGRELGSAFVLDGVIQQSADRIRVNVQFVRVEDGRLLWADVYDARLRDIFELQDELALRIVQTLKVKLSRDERDALAQRPENLEAYQFYLQGCFYLFRYTLGDLDKSIQCFQAAVERDAGYALAYSGLAQAHSIAASMHVPGSMTQSEAAALRALELDPTLAEAHAALGALRFWGKRDIAQAQASFRAALALTPRTALPCHYYAWFLTATGCFQEAERQMARALEMDPFSAAIKVDQGLPFYYSRRCQEARARFQKAADQEAGYGYAHLRLGEACEAMGEYEMAAEAFTRAADLGSPDSVPLLHLARCLALDGKSAQASRLLEKETGGSRPYSAYYAALAFLALDRHEDALASLEQALREGDRWIGWLNVDPSLDKLRGTPRFEKLRIKAGLTQPDSRGAGA